The following coding sequences lie in one Actinomyces capricornis genomic window:
- a CDS encoding metallopeptidase family protein gives MPVPGMSEEDFEQAVGDALDRIPPDLAEAMDNVVVLIQDEPDPDMLRPEDYDEAGLPTLLGLYDGTPLTERDEGWSMVLPDRILIFRGPLQRWCTTREELVEEIAVTVIHEVAHHFGIDDERLHELGWA, from the coding sequence ATGCCCGTGCCCGGCATGTCCGAGGAGGACTTCGAGCAGGCCGTGGGTGATGCCCTGGACCGGATCCCACCGGACCTGGCCGAGGCCATGGACAACGTCGTCGTGCTCATCCAGGACGAGCCGGACCCCGACATGCTGCGCCCCGAGGACTACGACGAGGCGGGCCTCCCCACGCTCCTGGGGCTCTACGACGGCACGCCCCTGACCGAGCGCGACGAGGGCTGGTCCATGGTCCTGCCCGACCGGATCCTCATCTTCCGCGGACCCCTCCAGCGCTGGTGCACCACGCGCGAGGAGCTGGTCGAGGAGATCGCCGTGACCGTCATCCACGAGGTCGCCCACCACTTCGGCATCGACGACGAGCGGCTTCACGAGCTGGGCTGGGCCTAG
- a CDS encoding ABC transporter transmembrane domain-containing protein encodes MPSSSPSRPPLIARILPSLHSALTAAPQAPLPQPPLTGSGALLVWLLRRATVPVVIATAAACISNVIQAVVPAFLGAALDAGIENGLNTRIWEICLTLLVLFLLYAVGDTMLSYFGVVAWMRTTFDVSRLVGRQVSITGADLNRQASTGEVASIIASDAQYMGNFVERLPQFLGAAVSFAAVAVLMLRTSVQLGTIVIIGMPLVAWIVTLVIKPLQRRQAHQREAQSEVTTITTDTVAGLRILRGIGGEDVFARRYMQASQELRRRGVEVAGTQSILMSLQVLLPGLFVAVVVWVAARIALSGGITPGALVTFYGYTAYLSWPLWVFSNSVQDYTRAVVGARRLARLLRVTPAAGTVRERLDLDPARAFPARGDLVDTSTGLRLAEGRMTALVAQDPQVAADAATRLGRFSDAGPTVALAGRPLANMPLEKVRASIVVCGATAQLFTGTLREALDVRGASAPVPADLGALMRAEAERAGVAEVDQQVRTHQRHASGDDRLLEAMEVADAGDVLTSLDEGLAGMITEKGRSLSGGQRQRVALARALMTEAPALVLIEPTSALDSHTESRVARRLARARAGRTTVVVSSSPLVLEACDEVVLLDDDGAQRVRSTHRDLLAKAHLGLPEAVAYRTVVARATGEEAES; translated from the coding sequence ATGCCCTCCTCATCGCCATCCCGACCGCCTCTGATCGCCAGGATCCTGCCGTCCTTGCACAGCGCCCTGACGGCCGCACCCCAGGCGCCCCTGCCGCAGCCTCCCCTGACCGGCAGCGGGGCGCTGCTGGTGTGGCTGCTGCGCCGGGCCACCGTGCCGGTGGTCATCGCGACCGCGGCCGCCTGCATCTCCAACGTCATCCAGGCGGTGGTCCCCGCCTTCCTGGGCGCCGCCCTGGACGCCGGTATCGAGAACGGCCTCAACACCAGGATCTGGGAGATCTGCCTGACCCTGCTGGTGCTGTTCCTCCTCTACGCCGTGGGGGACACCATGCTGTCCTACTTCGGCGTCGTGGCCTGGATGCGCACCACCTTCGATGTCAGCCGGCTGGTGGGGCGCCAGGTCTCCATCACCGGAGCGGACCTGAACCGCCAGGCCTCCACCGGCGAGGTCGCCTCCATCATCGCCTCCGATGCCCAGTACATGGGCAACTTCGTCGAGCGGCTCCCGCAGTTCCTGGGGGCGGCGGTGTCCTTCGCCGCGGTGGCGGTGCTCATGCTGCGCACCTCGGTGCAGCTGGGGACCATCGTCATCATCGGCATGCCCCTGGTGGCCTGGATCGTCACCCTGGTCATCAAGCCCCTGCAGCGCCGTCAGGCCCACCAGCGCGAGGCCCAGTCCGAGGTCACCACCATCACCACCGACACCGTGGCCGGGCTGCGCATCCTGCGGGGCATCGGCGGGGAGGACGTCTTCGCCCGCCGCTACATGCAGGCCTCCCAGGAGCTCAGGCGCCGCGGGGTGGAGGTGGCCGGCACCCAGTCCATCCTCATGAGCCTCCAGGTGCTCCTGCCCGGGCTCTTCGTGGCCGTGGTGGTCTGGGTCGCCGCCCGGATCGCCCTGAGCGGGGGCATCACCCCCGGGGCGCTGGTGACCTTCTACGGATACACCGCCTACCTGTCCTGGCCCCTGTGGGTCTTCTCCAACTCCGTGCAGGACTACACGCGGGCCGTCGTCGGGGCCCGGAGGCTGGCCAGGCTCCTGAGGGTGACCCCCGCCGCGGGCACGGTCCGCGAGCGCCTGGACCTGGACCCCGCCCGGGCCTTCCCCGCCCGCGGGGACCTGGTGGACACCTCCACCGGCCTGCGCCTGGCCGAGGGGCGCATGACGGCCCTGGTGGCGCAGGACCCGCAGGTGGCGGCCGATGCGGCCACGCGCCTGGGCCGCTTCTCGGACGCCGGGCCCACGGTCGCCCTGGCCGGGCGGCCCCTGGCCAATATGCCCCTGGAGAAGGTGCGCGCCAGCATCGTGGTCTGCGGGGCCACGGCCCAGCTGTTCACCGGGACCCTGCGCGAGGCCCTGGATGTGCGCGGCGCCAGCGCCCCGGTGCCCGCGGATCTGGGGGCACTCATGCGCGCCGAGGCCGAGCGCGCCGGGGTGGCCGAGGTCGACCAGCAGGTCCGCACCCACCAGCGCCACGCCTCGGGGGACGACCGGCTCCTGGAGGCGATGGAGGTCGCCGACGCCGGTGATGTGCTCACCTCCCTGGATGAGGGGCTGGCGGGGATGATCACGGAGAAGGGCCGTTCGCTGTCCGGAGGCCAGCGCCAGCGGGTGGCGCTGGCCCGGGCCCTGATGACCGAGGCCCCCGCCCTGGTGCTCATCGAGCCGACCTCCGCCCTGGACTCCCACACCGAGTCGCGGGTGGCCAGGCGCTTGGCGCGGGCGCGCGCCGGGCGCACCACGGTGGTCGTCTCCTCCTCCCCGCTGGTGCTGGAGGCCTGCGACGAGGTGGTCCTGCTCGACGACGACGGCGCCCAGCGCGTGCGCTCCACCCACCGGGACCTGCTGGCCAAGGCCCACCTGGGCCTGCCCGAGGCGGTGGCCTACCGCACGGTGGTGGCGCGGGCCACTGGTGAGGAGGCCGAGTCCTGA
- a CDS encoding ABC transporter ATP-binding protein encodes MNPASASHLLASHRPVEDPVVRARGLTKVYGRGSGAVVALDAVDVDIARGRLTAVMGPSGSGKSTLMHCLAGLDSVTSGQIVLDGLEVSGMSQRRLTRLRRERIGFIFQSFNLVPTLTAAENITLPLDIARVKVDRERFDQVVEAVGLADRLSHRPAELSGGQVQRVACARALVGSPSVVFADEPTGNLDSRSTEQVLGILRSSVDRLGQSVVMVTHEPEAAAWADTVIFLRDGQVVAELADPSGERVLDALRELGGEAHSRAAGPSAPGSQGPRDAQGITAGMDQEV; translated from the coding sequence ATGAATCCTGCATCCGCATCCCACCTACTCGCCTCCCACCGACCTGTTGAGGATCCCGTGGTACGGGCCCGAGGACTCACGAAGGTCTATGGACGCGGGTCGGGAGCCGTGGTGGCTCTCGATGCGGTCGATGTGGATATCGCCCGCGGCCGGTTGACCGCGGTGATGGGGCCCTCCGGATCGGGGAAGTCCACGCTGATGCACTGCCTGGCGGGCCTGGACTCGGTCACCAGCGGGCAGATCGTGCTCGATGGACTGGAGGTCTCAGGAATGAGCCAGCGCCGGCTGACCCGACTGCGCCGGGAGCGGATCGGCTTCATCTTCCAGTCCTTCAACCTCGTGCCGACCCTGACGGCGGCGGAGAACATCACGCTGCCCCTGGATATCGCCCGCGTGAAGGTGGACCGGGAGCGGTTCGATCAGGTGGTCGAGGCGGTGGGGCTGGCTGATCGGCTCTCGCACCGCCCGGCCGAGCTCTCCGGCGGCCAGGTCCAGCGCGTGGCATGCGCCCGGGCCCTGGTGGGATCGCCGTCGGTGGTCTTCGCCGATGAGCCCACGGGGAACCTGGACTCCCGCTCCACCGAGCAGGTGCTGGGGATCCTGCGCTCGAGCGTGGACCGCCTGGGGCAGTCGGTCGTCATGGTCACCCACGAGCCCGAGGCCGCGGCCTGGGCCGACACGGTGATCTTCCTGCGTGATGGGCAGGTGGTGGCCGAGCTGGCCGACCCCAGCGGTGAGCGGGTCCTCGACGCGCTGCGCGAGCTGGGCGGGGAGGCCCACTCCCGGGCCGCAGGCCCCTCGGCACCCGGGAGCCAGGGCCCCCGGGACGCCCAGGGCATCACCGCCGGCATGGACCAGGAGGTGTGA
- a CDS encoding glycoside hydrolase family 3 N-terminal domain-containing protein has protein sequence MSEERDPSMPEAAAVPNSAGPTGPTGPGTTRNPATPGAYGHLHAGRRPVIMTALLGAAALAGCGAQEASSGSPQASSRPAPATAPPSQAGASPSEAPGSAAPSATDSSSPDPLEGWSLEEKVGQLIMVGVEADAPSPLASAAITDHHVGGLFIAGRTQAGSQAISALVGSLTGPASTTGDRPPLLVATDQEGGQVQVLSGPGFSPIPSAEQQAVLPTDQLLASARTWGQELAACGVTMNLAPAADLVDVVDPASNEPIGRWGRHYGRDAASVSAQAMAFAQGMGEAGVLAVYKHFPGLGRVVENTDTTAGVTDTTTSRSGDAAVSVFASAISGGAQVIMMSSATYTLIDASAPAVFSPTIVTDMLRGDMGFTGVIMTDDASTAVQLQQWEPGERAVRAVRAGCDLVLASADASTAAPMAQALVAAAQADPSLAARVDESARRILALKNSQ, from the coding sequence ATGAGTGAGGAGCGCGACCCCAGCATGCCGGAGGCGGCCGCCGTCCCCAACTCCGCGGGCCCTACGGGGCCGACGGGCCCCGGGACCACCCGGAACCCCGCGACACCCGGGGCCTACGGCCATCTGCACGCAGGACGCCGGCCCGTCATCATGACCGCACTCCTGGGCGCTGCGGCCCTGGCCGGCTGCGGCGCCCAGGAGGCCTCATCGGGCTCACCGCAGGCCTCCTCCCGGCCGGCCCCTGCCACCGCCCCGCCCTCCCAGGCCGGAGCCTCCCCCTCCGAGGCCCCCGGCTCCGCTGCGCCGTCGGCGACGGACTCCTCCTCCCCCGATCCTTTAGAGGGCTGGAGCCTGGAGGAGAAGGTCGGCCAGCTCATCATGGTGGGCGTGGAGGCGGACGCACCCTCCCCACTGGCCTCAGCGGCCATCACCGACCACCACGTCGGCGGCCTCTTCATCGCCGGGCGCACCCAGGCCGGCAGCCAGGCCATCAGCGCCCTCGTCGGCTCACTGACCGGCCCGGCCTCGACCACCGGCGACAGGCCGCCGCTGCTGGTGGCCACCGACCAGGAGGGCGGCCAGGTCCAGGTGCTCTCAGGCCCGGGCTTCTCACCCATCCCCTCCGCCGAGCAGCAGGCGGTACTGCCCACTGACCAGCTGCTGGCCTCGGCCCGCACCTGGGGGCAGGAGCTGGCGGCCTGCGGGGTGACGATGAACCTGGCGCCGGCGGCCGACCTGGTCGACGTCGTGGATCCGGCCTCCAATGAGCCCATCGGTCGGTGGGGGCGCCATTACGGCCGGGACGCCGCCTCTGTCAGCGCCCAGGCCATGGCCTTCGCCCAGGGGATGGGCGAGGCCGGGGTCCTCGCCGTCTACAAGCACTTCCCCGGCCTGGGGCGGGTGGTGGAGAACACCGACACCACGGCGGGCGTGACCGACACGACCACCTCCCGCTCGGGGGACGCCGCCGTCTCGGTCTTCGCCAGCGCCATCAGTGGTGGCGCCCAGGTGATCATGATGTCCTCGGCCACCTACACGCTTATCGACGCCTCGGCGCCCGCGGTCTTCTCACCGACGATCGTCACCGACATGCTGCGGGGCGACATGGGCTTCACCGGGGTGATCATGACCGACGACGCCTCCACCGCCGTCCAGCTCCAGCAGTGGGAGCCGGGCGAGCGGGCGGTGCGCGCCGTGCGGGCGGGCTGCGACCTGGTGCTGGCCTCGGCCGACGCGAGTACGGCTGCACCCATGGCGCAGGCCCTGGTGGCGGCGGCGCAGGCCGACCCCTCCCTGGCGGCGCGCGTCGATGAGTCGGCGCGCCGCATCCTGGCGCTCAAGAACTCCCAGTAG
- a CDS encoding ABC transporter permease, whose protein sequence is MGRVAWRSIRAHVKQFILTTFAVVLGVAFLSGTLALRAVMSETFSALTASTFTSDLYVTGQPIAQDDDADSTGPSPSAGTEPIDASLTEEIRQIEGVESAHPVASTPVVLVGADDAPVTSSGAPSLVVTLFDGESGMTWVQGRRPEGDAEVALESGALERSGLKVGDTTHVVIQGEPRQVTVVGELSYGTPLAGATIIAMDGDWLMPVIAPTGQVWSISVNVAPGADASRVEESITQALPDTARVQTRAEMIKDTNASIEKILGFVQTFLLVFVVLAMFVGSFIIMNSFAMSVRQRVREFALLRAVGASPASVFAVVFLQALVIGLVGSALGIAAGAVLLKALVALLEAAGMPLTQGVPLTGPIMAISMIVGVAVTIVGALLPAREAALTHPVEAMRATGGAREKSLVARTIIGSLLLAAGIAATAAAWINADLDQRRLVLGMGAGAIIIGLLVVSPILARPVVGLIGLPLRALRPSGRLAARSITHNPRRTANTSGALLIGMALVCAGATLAASVNTSISDEVNTSMKADLLIQAASPSAGFSSRIPAEMASELAQIDGVEQTFPLALYQASATTEQGQTPNASLGVVDPASYTEAYDVKIVEGSFEKMDATHVAAFKSTDQQVGDTVTLTGPNGSVEATVVAVVDPVGISASYYVSPQLASTIGTWMAPGAATEADQVLTSPASMFLRVAEGTDIEDVRRQAQDILAPTYQYSVRDAQDISDAAGQQVNRTLAILYGLLGLSIAIAILGIVNTLVLSVAERTREIGLMRAVGMGRAQLAGQIISESVLTALYGTVLGGATGTILAAALRTTLQDQGLTTLTIPWAQLAAMLLVSVVVGIIAALWPALRASRLPVLEAIATE, encoded by the coding sequence GTGGGCAGAGTGGCCTGGCGCTCCATCCGCGCCCATGTCAAGCAGTTCATTCTCACCACCTTCGCCGTGGTGCTGGGGGTCGCCTTCCTCTCGGGCACCCTGGCACTGCGCGCAGTGATGTCGGAGACCTTCTCGGCCCTGACGGCCTCGACCTTCACCTCCGACCTCTACGTCACCGGCCAGCCGATCGCGCAGGACGACGACGCGGACTCCACCGGCCCGTCCCCCTCGGCGGGCACTGAGCCCATCGACGCCTCCCTGACCGAGGAGATCCGCCAGATCGAGGGGGTGGAGTCGGCACATCCGGTGGCCAGTACCCCCGTTGTCCTGGTGGGGGCCGACGACGCCCCCGTCACCTCCTCGGGCGCCCCCAGCCTGGTAGTGACCCTGTTCGACGGCGAATCGGGGATGACCTGGGTCCAGGGCCGCCGCCCCGAGGGCGATGCCGAGGTCGCCCTGGAGTCCGGGGCCCTGGAGCGCTCAGGGCTCAAGGTCGGGGACACCACGCATGTGGTCATCCAGGGCGAGCCCCGCCAGGTCACCGTCGTGGGGGAGCTCAGCTACGGCACCCCCCTGGCCGGGGCCACCATCATCGCCATGGACGGGGACTGGCTCATGCCCGTCATCGCACCCACCGGCCAGGTCTGGTCGATCTCGGTCAATGTGGCCCCTGGCGCCGATGCCTCCCGTGTGGAGGAGTCGATCACCCAGGCCCTGCCCGACACCGCACGAGTCCAGACCCGCGCCGAGATGATCAAGGACACCAATGCCTCCATCGAGAAGATCCTGGGGTTCGTGCAGACCTTCCTGCTGGTCTTCGTGGTGCTGGCGATGTTCGTGGGCTCCTTCATCATCATGAACTCCTTCGCCATGAGTGTGCGCCAGCGGGTCCGCGAGTTCGCCCTGCTGCGCGCCGTGGGGGCCTCCCCGGCCTCGGTCTTCGCCGTGGTCTTCCTCCAGGCCCTGGTCATCGGCCTGGTCGGCTCAGCCCTGGGCATCGCCGCCGGCGCCGTCCTGCTCAAGGCCCTGGTGGCCCTGCTGGAGGCCGCCGGCATGCCCCTGACCCAGGGGGTGCCCCTGACCGGCCCGATCATGGCCATCTCCATGATCGTGGGCGTGGCGGTGACCATCGTCGGGGCCCTGCTGCCGGCACGCGAGGCCGCCCTGACCCACCCGGTCGAGGCCATGCGCGCCACCGGCGGAGCCCGAGAGAAGTCCCTGGTGGCGCGCACCATCATCGGCTCCCTGCTGCTGGCCGCCGGGATCGCCGCGACCGCAGCGGCCTGGATCAACGCCGACCTGGACCAGCGCCGCCTCGTCCTGGGAATGGGGGCCGGGGCCATCATCATCGGCCTGCTCGTCGTCTCCCCGATCCTGGCCCGCCCCGTCGTCGGGCTCATCGGGCTGCCCCTGCGGGCCCTTCGCCCCTCCGGGCGCCTGGCCGCCCGCAGCATCACCCACAACCCCCGCCGCACCGCCAACACCTCCGGAGCCCTGCTCATCGGCATGGCCCTGGTCTGCGCCGGCGCCACCCTGGCCGCCTCGGTCAACACCTCCATCTCCGATGAGGTCAACACCTCCATGAAAGCCGACCTCCTCATTCAGGCGGCCTCCCCCTCGGCGGGCTTCTCCAGCAGGATCCCGGCCGAGATGGCCTCCGAGCTGGCGCAGATCGACGGCGTTGAGCAGACCTTCCCCCTGGCCCTCTACCAGGCCTCGGCCACCACGGAGCAGGGGCAGACCCCGAACGCATCCCTGGGGGTGGTCGACCCCGCCTCCTACACCGAGGCCTACGACGTCAAGATCGTCGAGGGCTCCTTCGAGAAGATGGACGCCACCCATGTGGCCGCCTTCAAGTCCACCGACCAGCAGGTGGGCGACACGGTCACCCTCACCGGCCCCAACGGGAGCGTCGAGGCCACCGTCGTCGCCGTCGTCGACCCCGTCGGGATCAGCGCCTCCTACTACGTCTCCCCGCAGCTCGCCTCGACCATCGGCACGTGGATGGCCCCGGGCGCCGCCACCGAGGCGGACCAGGTCCTGACCTCCCCGGCGAGCATGTTCCTGCGCGTGGCGGAGGGGACCGACATCGAGGATGTGCGCCGGCAGGCCCAGGACATCCTGGCCCCCACCTACCAGTACTCGGTGCGCGACGCCCAGGACATCTCCGATGCCGCCGGCCAGCAGGTCAATCGGACCCTGGCGATCCTCTACGGGCTGCTGGGGCTGTCCATCGCCATCGCCATCCTGGGCATCGTCAACACCCTGGTGCTCTCCGTGGCCGAGCGCACCCGCGAGATCGGCCTCATGCGGGCCGTGGGCATGGGCCGGGCCCAGCTCGCCGGCCAGATCATCAGCGAATCCGTCCTGACCGCCCTGTACGGGACCGTCCTGGGAGGAGCCACCGGCACCATCCTGGCCGCCGCCCTGCGCACCACCCTCCAGGACCAGGGCCTGACCACCCTGACCATCCCCTGGGCCCAACTGGCCGCCATGCTCCTGGTCTCCGTCGTCGTCGGCATCATCGCCGCCCTGTGGCCCGCCCTGCGCGCCTCGCGCCTGCCGGTCCTGGAGGCCATCGCCACCGAGTAG
- a CDS encoding ABC transporter ATP-binding protein, with product MALPLAPGRVALHKTLRIMASYRWRFAMVLILQIMAVLATLVAPQLLGRLVARASQGRATIDYVDTVVLIIIGVTIVGAVINRYAQMHARSLGEAVFADLRERMMSRVVHLPLSAVETAGTGDLVGRTTNDVSRIDFLVRVGIPQILVCVVTITFTVVAAVLSDPLLALALLLIVPPVWGMMSWYLPRSVPAYRAQSAAYARLNGAVSETVEHAETVDALGMGARREAAIGAAIKEAWSLERYTAMLRVLLFLVLDVAWRAPVVVVLLWGGFLASRGYATLGAITTVALYAMELRKPVGQLMFWIDQVQVAQASLSRILGVEEVEADRSPTGQVPQGTRMVLRDVRFAYREGVEVLHGVDLELVPGERLAVVGPSGSGKSTLGRMLAGINPPTSGSVTVGGVRLTDLSEEELRRHVALVTQEHHVFVGSIADNVRLGRPDADDAMIRQALEAIGADAWVDELASGMDTMVGSGHLGLSPAQAQEVALARLVLLDPHTLILDEATSLLDPRAARTLEQTLSTVLAGRTVVEVAHRLYTAQDADRVAVVMDGRIVELGTHEELVALGGEYASLWEAWSRE from the coding sequence ATGGCGCTGCCGCTCGCACCCGGCCGGGTCGCCCTGCACAAGACCCTGCGGATCATGGCCTCCTACCGCTGGCGCTTCGCGATGGTCCTGATCCTGCAGATCATGGCCGTCCTGGCCACCCTGGTGGCGCCACAGCTGCTGGGGCGCCTGGTGGCCAGGGCCTCCCAGGGACGGGCCACGATCGACTATGTCGACACGGTGGTCCTGATCATCATCGGGGTCACGATCGTGGGCGCAGTGATCAACCGCTACGCCCAGATGCATGCCCGATCCCTGGGCGAGGCGGTCTTCGCCGACCTGCGCGAGCGCATGATGAGCCGTGTGGTGCACCTGCCGCTCTCGGCGGTGGAGACCGCGGGCACCGGCGACCTGGTGGGCCGGACCACCAACGACGTCTCGCGTATCGACTTCCTCGTGCGGGTGGGGATCCCCCAGATCCTCGTGTGCGTGGTGACGATCACCTTCACGGTGGTCGCCGCCGTCCTGTCCGACCCGCTGCTGGCCTTGGCCCTGCTGCTCATCGTGCCCCCCGTGTGGGGGATGATGAGCTGGTACCTGCCGCGCTCGGTGCCCGCCTACCGGGCGCAGTCGGCGGCCTACGCCCGCCTCAATGGGGCGGTCTCCGAGACGGTGGAGCACGCCGAGACGGTGGACGCCCTGGGGATGGGCGCCCGGCGCGAGGCCGCGATCGGGGCCGCTATCAAGGAGGCGTGGTCCCTGGAGCGCTACACCGCGATGCTGCGGGTGCTCCTGTTCCTGGTGCTCGACGTCGCCTGGCGCGCCCCGGTGGTGGTGGTCCTGCTGTGGGGCGGGTTCCTGGCCTCCCGCGGCTACGCCACGCTGGGGGCGATCACGACGGTGGCCCTGTACGCCATGGAGCTGCGCAAGCCGGTGGGCCAGCTGATGTTCTGGATCGACCAGGTGCAGGTGGCCCAGGCCTCCCTCTCGCGCATCCTGGGCGTGGAGGAGGTCGAGGCCGACCGCTCCCCCACCGGGCAGGTGCCCCAGGGCACTCGGATGGTGCTGCGCGATGTGCGCTTCGCCTACCGCGAGGGCGTGGAGGTGCTTCACGGCGTCGACCTGGAGCTGGTGCCCGGCGAGAGGCTGGCGGTGGTGGGCCCCTCGGGCTCGGGCAAGTCCACCCTGGGGCGGATGCTGGCGGGCATCAACCCGCCGACCTCGGGCAGCGTGACCGTGGGCGGGGTGAGGCTGACGGATCTGAGCGAGGAGGAGCTGCGGCGGCATGTGGCCCTGGTGACTCAGGAGCATCATGTCTTCGTGGGCTCGATCGCCGACAACGTGCGCCTGGGTCGCCCCGATGCCGATGATGCGATGATCCGCCAGGCCCTGGAGGCCATCGGGGCCGATGCCTGGGTCGATGAGCTGGCCTCGGGCATGGACACGATGGTGGGCTCGGGGCACCTGGGGCTGAGCCCCGCCCAGGCCCAGGAGGTGGCGCTGGCCCGCCTGGTGCTGCTCGATCCGCACACCCTCATCCTGGATGAGGCGACCTCCCTGCTCGATCCGCGTGCGGCCCGGACCCTGGAGCAGACCCTGTCCACGGTCCTGGCCGGCCGCACGGTGGTGGAGGTGGCCCACCGCCTCTACACCGCCCAGGATGCCGACCGGGTGGCGGTGGTCATGGATGGGCGCATCGTCGAGCTGGGGACCCATGAGGAGCTGGTGGCCCTGGGCGGGGAGTATGCGAGCCTGTGGGAGGCCTGGAGCCGCGAGTAA
- a CDS encoding variant leucine-rich repeat-containing protein — translation MDPLHLIIEASRADQALAAHTTDQDLHTAIARHRPDLWAALAMNPGIHPDLLAWLESQGVGSSPGSARGDADEGAEDGEDDAAQDDAEDAEDGGDDAEEAGDAEDGGDDAEEAGDAAESGDPEAVGDVEETEDAEDGEDDVAQDDAEEAGDAAGSGGPEAVGAAESDDADPGDEPDDGGLDVDNDGEDGAAQDDTEDAEYGGDDAVRADSPETIGFPAPPPSAEDIAAWAETPSAAPEAYEASDLAVSGSVYAPSYQAPVPYQAQPQTQQPRRSTTTRLLVGIIVLLLVIIIGGGGVLLGTHLSGKGSESEAGGQEASGADAGEAAGADAAGGIPSATSTGPLTSCETAPAVQVMSVTDEQGGLTARVKVTSPCAQGDFLDGSAVRINLYGPSSAGGGGLADAVVASGEFDFSRTPLIIPAEGAALDLAYGSGHYFRTAADLAPSGSGGQGVETMTGKVLISRPSPTTLGSQGLVSPGLVSAAETSTDTSGEDAAASAALNWYIEQGRSGVRSSLVGKWTPQLSSKRPGLVAEGQTWDARSALAEFLALRQRYGTAVLVDSDEWPVFEPGEGWWVTLAGIPYSSADEANAWCDAQGYSNDHCLAKKMDTTGPPDGTIKSR, via the coding sequence ATGGATCCCCTGCACCTGATCATCGAGGCATCGCGGGCGGATCAGGCCCTCGCCGCGCACACGACCGACCAGGACCTGCACACCGCCATCGCGCGCCACCGGCCCGATCTGTGGGCCGCGCTCGCGATGAATCCGGGCATCCACCCCGATCTGCTCGCCTGGTTGGAGTCCCAGGGGGTGGGGTCGTCGCCGGGGTCGGCCCGCGGGGATGCGGATGAGGGCGCCGAGGATGGCGAGGATGACGCCGCGCAGGACGACGCCGAGGACGCCGAAGACGGCGGGGACGACGCCGAGGAGGCCGGGGACGCTGAAGACGGCGGGGACGACGCCGAGGAGGCCGGGGACGCCGCGGAGAGCGGCGATCCCGAGGCTGTGGGCGACGTCGAGGAGACCGAGGACGCTGAAGACGGCGAGGATGACGTCGCGCAGGATGACGCCGAGGAGGCCGGGGACGCCGCGGGGAGCGGCGGTCCCGAGGCTGTGGGCGCGGCTGAGTCGGATGACGCCGACCCGGGTGATGAGCCCGATGATGGTGGGCTCGACGTCGACAATGACGGCGAGGATGGGGCCGCGCAGGACGATACCGAGGACGCCGAATACGGCGGGGACGACGCCGTGCGGGCGGACTCCCCGGAGACGATCGGTTTTCCTGCGCCTCCGCCGTCGGCCGAGGACATCGCCGCGTGGGCCGAGACCCCCAGTGCTGCGCCCGAGGCCTACGAGGCCTCCGATCTGGCCGTCTCGGGAAGCGTCTACGCTCCCTCCTACCAGGCCCCGGTACCGTACCAGGCCCAGCCTCAGACGCAGCAGCCTCGGCGCTCCACCACCACCCGGCTCCTGGTGGGCATCATCGTGCTGCTCCTGGTCATCATCATCGGTGGCGGCGGGGTGCTCCTGGGGACCCACCTGTCGGGCAAGGGCTCTGAGAGCGAGGCCGGAGGCCAGGAAGCCTCCGGTGCCGACGCCGGCGAGGCGGCAGGCGCCGACGCCGCGGGCGGCATCCCCTCGGCCACGAGCACGGGCCCCCTGACCTCGTGCGAGACCGCCCCCGCAGTCCAGGTGATGTCCGTCACGGATGAGCAGGGAGGCCTGACCGCCCGGGTCAAGGTCACCAGCCCCTGCGCACAGGGCGATTTCCTGGACGGCTCAGCGGTTCGGATCAACCTGTACGGGCCCTCGAGCGCTGGCGGCGGGGGCCTGGCCGACGCCGTTGTCGCCTCCGGGGAGTTCGACTTCTCCCGCACGCCCCTCATCATCCCCGCCGAGGGGGCCGCGCTCGACCTGGCCTATGGATCGGGCCACTACTTCCGCACGGCGGCTGATCTCGCCCCGTCCGGCAGTGGCGGGCAGGGCGTGGAGACCATGACGGGCAAGGTGCTCATCAGCCGGCCCTCCCCCACCACCCTGGGATCCCAGGGCCTGGTCAGTCCCGGCCTGGTGAGCGCCGCGGAGACCAGCACCGACACCTCCGGTGAGGACGCCGCCGCCTCGGCGGCCCTGAACTGGTACATCGAGCAGGGCCGCTCCGGCGTCCGCAGCTCCCTGGTGGGCAAATGGACTCCTCAACTCTCCTCGAAGCGGCCCGGTCTGGTCGCCGAGGGGCAGACCTGGGATGCGCGCTCCGCGCTGGCGGAGTTCCTGGCGCTGCGCCAGCGGTACGGCACCGCGGTGCTCGTCGACAGCGACGAGTGGCCGGTCTTCGAGCCCGGCGAGGGCTGGTGGGTGACGCTGGCCGGCATCCCCTACTCCAGCGCGGATGAGGCCAATGCCTGGTGCGACGCCCAGGGCTACTCCAACGACCACTGCCTGGCCAAGAAGATGGACACCACCGGGCCGCCCGATGGCACCATCAAGTCCCGCTGA